One genomic window of Monodelphis domestica isolate mMonDom1 chromosome 1, mMonDom1.pri, whole genome shotgun sequence includes the following:
- the KLF11 gene encoding Krueppel-like factor 11 isoform X1, with protein MKSKCLSLLSNSKVSFLPTFPALPLPGFTQLDYSLWPEILRKPRFKKTDIMDICESILERKRHDSERSTCSVLEQTDMEAVEALVCMSSWGQRSQKNDLLKLRPLTPVSDSGDFTSLHGEAAVTDIPKDFHSFSTLCMTPPHSPDLLEPCSSLLLPSQVTSQTRTVPANTLISSAPSENTTSTLVAKLSKMKVVLGLSGQKPEVSEPAFLQPCKAMVTSVIRHTGDSSTSHIPATQGKMEGISGNRNSIRLKETDHSGHSEASQTVHLESGLNYANLVSCQPRLQNFGSSILSDKGQQEVWPIVTQVCSLKSCESDTTRKSASYISVPVPVRPPPVLCQMIPVTGQSGGGMVSAFLKPPSQTSQAPIKPILPQTAPISQPVLMGASVPQGAVMLVFPNAALPQPASCQPNVMTVGNTKLLPLAPAPVFITPSQSCVPSVDFSRRRNYVCNFPGCRKTYFKSSHLKAHLRTHTGEKPFNCSWEGCDKKFARSDELSRHRRTHTGEKKFVCPVCARRFMRSDHLTKHARRHMAAKKIPNWQAEVGKLNRIASSEKPGSTGVSLSPLVPMPSCSA; from the exons ATGAAGTCCAAATGCCTTAGTCTGCTTTCAAACTCCAAAGTCAGTTTCCTGCCTACTTTTCCAGCTTTACCTCTTCCAGGCTTCACACAGTTGGATTACTCACTATGGCCAGAGATACTAAGAAAACCCAGATTCAAAAAG ACTGACATCATGGACATTTGTGAATCTATCCTGGAAAGGAAGCGACATGACAGTGAACGGTCTACGTGTAGTGTCTTGGAGCAGACAGACATGGAAGCTGTTGAAGCTCTTGTTTGCATGAGTTCTTGGGGTCAAAGATCCCAAAAAAATGACCTCTTAAAGTTAAGACCACTTACCCCAGTCTCTGATTCAGGGGATTTTACCTCCTTGCATGGCGAGGCTGCTGTCACCGACATACCAAAGGACTTCCATTCTTTTTCCACCCTG tgcATGACTCCCCCTCACAGTCCTGATCTTCTAGAACCGTGTTCTTCattgcttcttccctcccaagTCACTTCCCAGACAAGGACAGTGCCAGCCAACACACTGATCAGTTCAGCACCCTCTGAAAATACGACCTCTACATTGGTAGCCAAATTGTCAAAAATGAAGGTGGTGCTAGGACTCTCTGGTCAGAAGCCAGAGGTGTCAGAGCCAGCTTTTCTTCAGCCCTGCAAAGCCATGGTAACCAGTGTGATCCGGCACACGGGGGACAGTTCTACTTCTCACATTCCTGCAACCCAAGGGAAAATGGAAGGCATTTCAGGCAACAGAAATTCTATACGACTGAAGGAAACTGACCACTCAGGACATTCTGAAGCTTCACAGACCGTGCACCTAGAAAGTGGTTTAAACTATGCTAACTTAGTCTCCTGTCAGCCTCGTTTACAAAACTTTGGTTCCTCTATTCTCTCTGATAAAGGACAACAGGAGGTATGGCCCATCGTAACACAGGTCTGCTCACTAAAGAGTTGTGAAAGTGATACTACCAGGAAATCTGCCTCTTATATCTCTGTCCCTGTTCCTGTCCGCCCTCCCCCTGTCCTCTGCCAAATGATCCCAGTGACTGGTCAGAGTGGTGGTGGTATGGTTTCAGCTTTCTTGAAGCCCCCTTCCCAGACAAGCCAAGCACCCATCAAGCCCATTTTACCCCAGACTGCTCCAATCTCTCAGCCTGTCCTTATGGGAGCATCGGTGCCTCAAGGAGCTGTGATGCTGGTCTTCCCCAATGCTGCTCTCCCACAGCCAGCATCTTGCCAACCAAATGTCATGACTGTGGGGAACACCAAGTTACTCCCTCTTGCCCCTGCTCCAGTCTTCATTACACCTAGTCAAAGTTGTGTCCCTTCAGTAGACTTTTCCCGAAGAAGAAACTATGTTTGTAACTTTCCAGGATGCAGGAAAACTTATTTCAAAAGTTCCCACCTCAAGGCCCATCTTCGTACTCACACTG GAGAAAAGCCTTTCAACTGTAGCTGGGAAGGTTGTGATAAAAAATTTGCTCGCTCAGATGAACTTTCTCGACACCGCAGAACTCATACAGGAGAGAAGAAATTTGTGTGCCCTGTGTGTGCCCGGCGATTTATGAGGAGTGATCATTTGACAAAACATGCTCGGCGTCACATggctgccaagaaaattccaaactgGCAGGCTGAAGTGGGCAAACTCAACAGAATCGCTTcatcagagaaacctggaagcACTGGTGTGTCTCTGAGCCCACTGGTCCCCATGCCATCATGCTCTGcctaa
- the KLF11 gene encoding Krueppel-like factor 11 isoform X3 gives MDICESILERKRHDSERSTCSVLEQTDMEAVEALVCMSSWGQRSQKNDLLKLRPLTPVSDSGDFTSLHGEAAVTDIPKDFHSFSTLCMTPPHSPDLLEPCSSLLLPSQVTSQTRTVPANTLISSAPSENTTSTLVAKLSKMKVVLGLSGQKPEVSEPAFLQPCKAMVTSVIRHTGDSSTSHIPATQGKMEGISGNRNSIRLKETDHSGHSEASQTVHLESGLNYANLVSCQPRLQNFGSSILSDKGQQEVWPIVTQVCSLKSCESDTTRKSASYISVPVPVRPPPVLCQMIPVTGQSGGGMVSAFLKPPSQTSQAPIKPILPQTAPISQPVLMGASVPQGAVMLVFPNAALPQPASCQPNVMTVGNTKLLPLAPAPVFITPSQSCVPSVDFSRRRNYVCNFPGCRKTYFKSSHLKAHLRTHTGEKPFNCSWEGCDKKFARSDELSRHRRTHTGEKKFVCPVCARRFMRSDHLTKHARRHMAAKKIPNWQAEVGKLNRIASSEKPGSTGVSLSPLVPMPSCSA, from the exons ATGGACATTTGTGAATCTATCCTGGAAAGGAAGCGACATGACAGTGAACGGTCTACGTGTAGTGTCTTGGAGCAGACAGACATGGAAGCTGTTGAAGCTCTTGTTTGCATGAGTTCTTGGGGTCAAAGATCCCAAAAAAATGACCTCTTAAAGTTAAGACCACTTACCCCAGTCTCTGATTCAGGGGATTTTACCTCCTTGCATGGCGAGGCTGCTGTCACCGACATACCAAAGGACTTCCATTCTTTTTCCACCCTG tgcATGACTCCCCCTCACAGTCCTGATCTTCTAGAACCGTGTTCTTCattgcttcttccctcccaagTCACTTCCCAGACAAGGACAGTGCCAGCCAACACACTGATCAGTTCAGCACCCTCTGAAAATACGACCTCTACATTGGTAGCCAAATTGTCAAAAATGAAGGTGGTGCTAGGACTCTCTGGTCAGAAGCCAGAGGTGTCAGAGCCAGCTTTTCTTCAGCCCTGCAAAGCCATGGTAACCAGTGTGATCCGGCACACGGGGGACAGTTCTACTTCTCACATTCCTGCAACCCAAGGGAAAATGGAAGGCATTTCAGGCAACAGAAATTCTATACGACTGAAGGAAACTGACCACTCAGGACATTCTGAAGCTTCACAGACCGTGCACCTAGAAAGTGGTTTAAACTATGCTAACTTAGTCTCCTGTCAGCCTCGTTTACAAAACTTTGGTTCCTCTATTCTCTCTGATAAAGGACAACAGGAGGTATGGCCCATCGTAACACAGGTCTGCTCACTAAAGAGTTGTGAAAGTGATACTACCAGGAAATCTGCCTCTTATATCTCTGTCCCTGTTCCTGTCCGCCCTCCCCCTGTCCTCTGCCAAATGATCCCAGTGACTGGTCAGAGTGGTGGTGGTATGGTTTCAGCTTTCTTGAAGCCCCCTTCCCAGACAAGCCAAGCACCCATCAAGCCCATTTTACCCCAGACTGCTCCAATCTCTCAGCCTGTCCTTATGGGAGCATCGGTGCCTCAAGGAGCTGTGATGCTGGTCTTCCCCAATGCTGCTCTCCCACAGCCAGCATCTTGCCAACCAAATGTCATGACTGTGGGGAACACCAAGTTACTCCCTCTTGCCCCTGCTCCAGTCTTCATTACACCTAGTCAAAGTTGTGTCCCTTCAGTAGACTTTTCCCGAAGAAGAAACTATGTTTGTAACTTTCCAGGATGCAGGAAAACTTATTTCAAAAGTTCCCACCTCAAGGCCCATCTTCGTACTCACACTG GAGAAAAGCCTTTCAACTGTAGCTGGGAAGGTTGTGATAAAAAATTTGCTCGCTCAGATGAACTTTCTCGACACCGCAGAACTCATACAGGAGAGAAGAAATTTGTGTGCCCTGTGTGTGCCCGGCGATTTATGAGGAGTGATCATTTGACAAAACATGCTCGGCGTCACATggctgccaagaaaattccaaactgGCAGGCTGAAGTGGGCAAACTCAACAGAATCGCTTcatcagagaaacctggaagcACTGGTGTGTCTCTGAGCCCACTGGTCCCCATGCCATCATGCTCTGcctaa
- the KLF11 gene encoding Krueppel-like factor 11 isoform X2 has product MHTPGTAGLGDASATDIMDICESILERKRHDSERSTCSVLEQTDMEAVEALVCMSSWGQRSQKNDLLKLRPLTPVSDSGDFTSLHGEAAVTDIPKDFHSFSTLCMTPPHSPDLLEPCSSLLLPSQVTSQTRTVPANTLISSAPSENTTSTLVAKLSKMKVVLGLSGQKPEVSEPAFLQPCKAMVTSVIRHTGDSSTSHIPATQGKMEGISGNRNSIRLKETDHSGHSEASQTVHLESGLNYANLVSCQPRLQNFGSSILSDKGQQEVWPIVTQVCSLKSCESDTTRKSASYISVPVPVRPPPVLCQMIPVTGQSGGGMVSAFLKPPSQTSQAPIKPILPQTAPISQPVLMGASVPQGAVMLVFPNAALPQPASCQPNVMTVGNTKLLPLAPAPVFITPSQSCVPSVDFSRRRNYVCNFPGCRKTYFKSSHLKAHLRTHTGEKPFNCSWEGCDKKFARSDELSRHRRTHTGEKKFVCPVCARRFMRSDHLTKHARRHMAAKKIPNWQAEVGKLNRIASSEKPGSTGVSLSPLVPMPSCSA; this is encoded by the exons ATGCACACTCCCGGCACGGCCGGCCTGGGAGATGCATCCGCT ACTGACATCATGGACATTTGTGAATCTATCCTGGAAAGGAAGCGACATGACAGTGAACGGTCTACGTGTAGTGTCTTGGAGCAGACAGACATGGAAGCTGTTGAAGCTCTTGTTTGCATGAGTTCTTGGGGTCAAAGATCCCAAAAAAATGACCTCTTAAAGTTAAGACCACTTACCCCAGTCTCTGATTCAGGGGATTTTACCTCCTTGCATGGCGAGGCTGCTGTCACCGACATACCAAAGGACTTCCATTCTTTTTCCACCCTG tgcATGACTCCCCCTCACAGTCCTGATCTTCTAGAACCGTGTTCTTCattgcttcttccctcccaagTCACTTCCCAGACAAGGACAGTGCCAGCCAACACACTGATCAGTTCAGCACCCTCTGAAAATACGACCTCTACATTGGTAGCCAAATTGTCAAAAATGAAGGTGGTGCTAGGACTCTCTGGTCAGAAGCCAGAGGTGTCAGAGCCAGCTTTTCTTCAGCCCTGCAAAGCCATGGTAACCAGTGTGATCCGGCACACGGGGGACAGTTCTACTTCTCACATTCCTGCAACCCAAGGGAAAATGGAAGGCATTTCAGGCAACAGAAATTCTATACGACTGAAGGAAACTGACCACTCAGGACATTCTGAAGCTTCACAGACCGTGCACCTAGAAAGTGGTTTAAACTATGCTAACTTAGTCTCCTGTCAGCCTCGTTTACAAAACTTTGGTTCCTCTATTCTCTCTGATAAAGGACAACAGGAGGTATGGCCCATCGTAACACAGGTCTGCTCACTAAAGAGTTGTGAAAGTGATACTACCAGGAAATCTGCCTCTTATATCTCTGTCCCTGTTCCTGTCCGCCCTCCCCCTGTCCTCTGCCAAATGATCCCAGTGACTGGTCAGAGTGGTGGTGGTATGGTTTCAGCTTTCTTGAAGCCCCCTTCCCAGACAAGCCAAGCACCCATCAAGCCCATTTTACCCCAGACTGCTCCAATCTCTCAGCCTGTCCTTATGGGAGCATCGGTGCCTCAAGGAGCTGTGATGCTGGTCTTCCCCAATGCTGCTCTCCCACAGCCAGCATCTTGCCAACCAAATGTCATGACTGTGGGGAACACCAAGTTACTCCCTCTTGCCCCTGCTCCAGTCTTCATTACACCTAGTCAAAGTTGTGTCCCTTCAGTAGACTTTTCCCGAAGAAGAAACTATGTTTGTAACTTTCCAGGATGCAGGAAAACTTATTTCAAAAGTTCCCACCTCAAGGCCCATCTTCGTACTCACACTG GAGAAAAGCCTTTCAACTGTAGCTGGGAAGGTTGTGATAAAAAATTTGCTCGCTCAGATGAACTTTCTCGACACCGCAGAACTCATACAGGAGAGAAGAAATTTGTGTGCCCTGTGTGTGCCCGGCGATTTATGAGGAGTGATCATTTGACAAAACATGCTCGGCGTCACATggctgccaagaaaattccaaactgGCAGGCTGAAGTGGGCAAACTCAACAGAATCGCTTcatcagagaaacctggaagcACTGGTGTGTCTCTGAGCCCACTGGTCCCCATGCCATCATGCTCTGcctaa